In Streptomyces canus, one DNA window encodes the following:
- a CDS encoding DUF3662 and FHA domain-containing protein, which translates to MGVLKKFEQRLEGLVNGTFAKVFKSEVQPVEIAGALQRECDNNATIWNRDRTVVPNDFIVELSTPDFERLSPYSGQLGDELAGMVRDYAKQQRYTFMGPIKVNLEKADDLDTGLYRVRSRTLAGSTDQQAPGTAAPASRPAAPGAGAGGYGYPPAAPAGAPPMPAAPPPGRGAPGGYGYPQPAQAQRPGAGGPVGTPAPGSRTRHWIEINGTRHQISRATLVLGRSTEADVRIDDPGVSRRHCEIRTGTPSTIQDLGSTNGIVVDGQHTTRATLRDGSRIVVGSTTIIYRQAEG; encoded by the coding sequence ATGGGAGTCCTGAAGAAGTTCGAGCAGCGTCTCGAAGGTCTGGTCAACGGCACCTTCGCCAAGGTGTTCAAGTCCGAGGTGCAGCCCGTGGAGATCGCGGGCGCGCTCCAGCGGGAGTGCGACAACAACGCCACCATCTGGAACCGCGACCGCACGGTCGTACCCAACGACTTCATCGTGGAGCTGAGCACGCCGGACTTCGAGCGGCTCAGCCCCTACTCGGGCCAGCTCGGCGACGAGCTCGCCGGCATGGTGCGCGACTACGCCAAGCAGCAGCGCTACACCTTCATGGGCCCGATCAAGGTCAACCTGGAGAAGGCGGACGACCTCGACACCGGCCTGTACCGGGTGCGCAGTCGTACGCTCGCCGGCTCCACCGACCAGCAGGCCCCCGGAACCGCGGCCCCGGCCTCCCGTCCCGCCGCGCCGGGCGCGGGAGCAGGCGGTTACGGCTACCCGCCGGCCGCTCCGGCAGGCGCTCCGCCCATGCCGGCCGCTCCGCCTCCCGGCCGTGGCGCCCCCGGCGGCTACGGCTATCCACAGCCGGCCCAGGCCCAGCGCCCAGGCGCCGGCGGCCCGGTCGGCACGCCCGCGCCGGGCTCCCGTACCCGCCACTGGATCGAGATCAACGGCACCCGCCATCAGATCTCCCGCGCAACGCTGGTGCTGGGTCGCAGCACCGAAGCCGACGTGCGGATCGACGACCCCGGCGTCTCGCGCCGGCACTGTGAGATCCGGACCGGAACGCCCTCGACGATCCAGGATCTCGGGTCCACCAACGGCATCGTGGTGGACGGGCAGCACACCACCCGCGCTACGCTCCGCGACGGCTCGCGGATCGTCGTGGGCAGTACCACCATCATTTACCGGCAAGCCGAAGGGTGA
- a CDS encoding FHA domain-containing protein FhaB/FipA — protein sequence MSELTLTVMRLGFLAVLWLFVIVAVQVIRSDLFGTRVTQRGARREAGRAQQAQRQAPPQQRQQPAAGGRQRRNAPTKLVVSEGTLTGTTVALQGQTITLGRAHDSTIVLDDDYASSRHARIYPDRDGQWIVEDLGSTNGTYLDRTRLTTPTPIPLGAAIRIGKTVIELRK from the coding sequence ATGTCAGAGCTGACCCTCACGGTCATGCGGCTGGGTTTCCTGGCCGTACTGTGGCTGTTCGTGATCGTGGCCGTGCAGGTCATCCGCAGCGACCTGTTCGGTACGCGCGTCACCCAGCGCGGCGCGCGCCGGGAAGCCGGCCGGGCCCAGCAGGCCCAGCGGCAGGCGCCTCCGCAGCAGCGCCAGCAGCCGGCCGCCGGCGGCCGCCAGCGCCGTAACGCCCCCACCAAGCTCGTCGTGTCCGAGGGCACCCTCACCGGCACCACCGTCGCCCTTCAAGGGCAGACCATCACGCTGGGCCGGGCGCACGACAGCACCATCGTGCTGGACGACGACTACGCCTCCAGCCGCCATGCCAGGATCTACCCGGACCGCGACGGCCAGTGGATCGTCGAGGACCTGGGCTCCACCAACGGCACGTATCTCGACCGAACGCGGCTGACGACCCCGACACCGATTCCGCTGGGCGCGGCGATCCGCATCGGCAAGACCGTCATCGAGCTGCGGAAGTAG
- a CDS encoding Stp1/IreP family PP2C-type Ser/Thr phosphatase: MYPEPTGEVRMSLSLRFAAGSHKGMIREGNEDSGYAGPRLLAIADGMGGAAAGEVASSEAISTIVALDDDVPGSDVLTSLGVAVQRANDQLRSMVEEDPQLEGMGTTLTALLWTGQRLGLVHVGDSRAYLLRDGVLTQITQDHTWVQRLVDEGRITEEEATTHPQRSLLMRALGSGEHVEPDLSIREVRAGDRYLICSDGLSGVVSHQTLEDTLASYQGPQETVQELIQLALRGGGPDNITVIVADVLDLDTGDTLAGQLSDTPVVVGAVAENQHQLHDNGIMQTPAGRASGLGRQGHGQGGGEYGRPGSSDTTGYDPAGSFGDYSDDDFVKPRKGRKWLKRSFYSVLALAVIGGGLYGGWRWTQTQYYVGVNDEHVALYRGISQDLAWVSLSKVSKDHPEIELKYLPPYQQKSVEGTIAEGDLKTAQKKIDELGVQASACKKQAEAQATESNKNSKTGEGQAGGTTGTTRSSLTSKATPTPTSTTSPSPSASASPKPTPTPGPTLSDEEKQVVGNCGTQ, from the coding sequence ATGTACCCGGAGCCGACGGGCGAGGTGCGCATGAGTCTGTCACTGCGCTTCGCCGCCGGATCGCACAAAGGCATGATCCGGGAGGGCAACGAGGACTCCGGATACGCCGGTCCCCGCCTGCTCGCCATCGCCGACGGCATGGGCGGCGCCGCCGCCGGCGAGGTCGCCTCCTCCGAGGCCATCTCCACCATCGTCGCCCTCGACGACGACGTGCCCGGCTCCGACGTCCTCACCTCGCTCGGCGTGGCCGTCCAGCGCGCCAACGACCAGCTGCGCTCCATGGTCGAGGAGGACCCCCAGCTCGAAGGCATGGGGACCACGCTGACCGCTCTGCTGTGGACGGGCCAGCGGCTCGGCCTCGTGCACGTCGGCGACTCGCGCGCGTACCTGCTGCGCGACGGTGTCCTCACCCAGATCACACAGGACCACACCTGGGTGCAGCGCCTGGTCGACGAGGGCCGCATCACCGAGGAAGAGGCCACCACCCACCCCCAACGCTCCCTGCTGATGCGGGCGTTGGGCAGCGGCGAACACGTCGAGCCCGACCTCTCCATCCGTGAGGTCCGCGCCGGCGACCGCTACCTGATCTGCTCCGACGGTCTGTCCGGCGTCGTCTCCCACCAGACGCTCGAGGACACCCTCGCCAGCTACCAGGGCCCCCAGGAGACCGTGCAGGAGCTCATCCAGCTGGCACTGCGCGGCGGCGGCCCCGACAACATCACGGTCATCGTCGCGGACGTCCTCGACCTGGACACCGGGGACACCCTCGCCGGGCAGCTCTCCGACACCCCGGTCGTGGTCGGCGCGGTCGCCGAAAACCAGCACCAGCTGCACGACAACGGCATCATGCAGACCCCCGCGGGCCGCGCCTCCGGGCTCGGCCGCCAGGGCCACGGGCAGGGCGGCGGCGAGTACGGCCGGCCCGGGTCCAGTGACACCACCGGCTACGACCCCGCGGGCAGCTTCGGCGACTACTCCGACGACGACTTCGTCAAGCCCCGCAAGGGCCGCAAGTGGCTGAAGAGATCCTTCTACTCGGTCCTCGCACTCGCCGTCATCGGCGGTGGTCTCTACGGCGGCTGGCGCTGGACGCAGACCCAGTACTACGTCGGCGTCAACGACGAGCACGTGGCGCTGTACCGCGGCATCAGCCAGGACCTGGCGTGGGTCTCGCTCTCGAAGGTGTCCAAGGACCACCCCGAGATCGAACTCAAGTACCTGCCGCCGTACCAGCAGAAGTCGGTCGAGGGCACCATCGCCGAGGGCGACCTGAAGACGGCCCAGAAGAAGATCGACGAACTGGGCGTCCAGGCCTCCGCGTGCAAGAAGCAGGCCGAGGCGCAGGCCACGGAGAGCAACAAGAACTCCAAGACGGGCGAGGGCCAGGCCGGCGGCACCACGGGAACCACCCGGTCCTCTCTGACGTCCAAGGCCACACCGACCCCGACGAGCACGACCTCCCCGTCCCCGAGCGCTTCCGCATCCCCGAAGCCCACTCCCACCCCCGGCCCCACCCTCTCGGACGAGGAGAAGCAGGTCGTCGGGAACTGCGGAACGCAGTAG
- a CDS encoding FtsW/RodA/SpoVE family cell cycle protein — MSSSTSNTSTHHTSTIGAIGAPSRRNTELALLVFAVLIPVFAYANVGLAIDDQVPAGLLSYGLGLGLLAGVAHLVVRKFAPYADPLMLPLATLLNGLGLVAIWRLDQSKLLQQIGQAGGKATNQLIYTAMGIALFAVVLIFLKDHRTLQRYTYISMAGALVLLLLPLVPGLGAELTYGAKIWIQVGSFTIQPGEFAKIVLAVFFAGYLMVKRDALALASRRFMGLYLPRGRDLGPIIVVWMISILILVFETDLGTSLLFFGMFIIMLYVATERTSWIVFGLLMSAAGAVGVASFEPHVKTRVQAWLNPMHEYTLSRTPGATGVHSEQAMQALWAFGSGGTLGTGWGQGHSELIRFAANSDFIFATFGEELGLAGVMAILLIYGLVVERGVRTALAARDPFGKLLAIGLSGAFALQVFVVAGGVMGLIPLTGMTMPFLAYGGSSVIANWALIGILIRISDTARRPAPAPAPSPDAEMTQVVRPS; from the coding sequence ATGAGCAGCAGTACTTCGAACACGTCGACGCACCACACGTCCACGATCGGCGCGATCGGCGCTCCCAGCCGTCGCAACACCGAGCTGGCGTTGCTGGTGTTCGCCGTCCTCATCCCGGTCTTCGCCTACGCCAACGTGGGCCTGGCCATCGACGACCAGGTCCCGGCCGGGCTGTTGAGCTACGGCCTGGGCCTAGGTCTCCTGGCCGGCGTCGCCCATCTCGTCGTCCGCAAGTTCGCCCCGTACGCGGACCCCCTGATGCTGCCCCTGGCCACCCTGCTCAACGGCCTCGGGCTCGTCGCGATCTGGCGGCTCGACCAGTCCAAGCTGCTCCAGCAGATCGGCCAGGCCGGCGGCAAGGCGACCAATCAGCTGATCTACACGGCGATGGGCATCGCCCTGTTCGCCGTCGTCCTGATTTTCCTCAAGGACCACCGCACCCTGCAGCGCTACACCTACATCTCCATGGCCGGGGCGCTGGTCCTGCTGCTGCTCCCGCTGGTCCCGGGCCTCGGCGCCGAACTCACCTACGGAGCCAAGATCTGGATCCAGGTCGGCAGCTTCACCATCCAGCCCGGTGAGTTCGCCAAGATCGTGCTGGCCGTCTTCTTCGCCGGCTACCTCATGGTCAAGCGCGATGCGCTGGCCCTCGCCAGCCGCCGCTTCATGGGCCTGTACCTGCCGCGCGGCCGCGACCTCGGTCCGATCATCGTCGTCTGGATGATCTCGATTCTCATCCTGGTCTTCGAGACCGACCTCGGTACCTCGCTGCTGTTCTTCGGAATGTTCATCATCATGCTGTACGTCGCCACCGAGCGGACCAGCTGGATCGTCTTCGGTCTGCTGATGTCCGCGGCCGGCGCCGTCGGCGTGGCCAGCTTCGAGCCACACGTCAAGACCCGTGTCCAGGCCTGGCTCAACCCGATGCACGAGTACACGCTGAGCCGCACTCCAGGCGCCACCGGCGTCCACTCCGAACAGGCCATGCAGGCCCTGTGGGCGTTCGGCTCCGGCGGCACCCTCGGCACCGGCTGGGGCCAGGGGCACTCCGAGCTCATCCGCTTCGCCGCCAACTCCGACTTCATCTTCGCCACCTTCGGCGAGGAGCTGGGCCTCGCCGGCGTCATGGCGATCCTGCTGATCTACGGCCTGGTCGTGGAGCGCGGCGTACGCACCGCCCTCGCCGCTCGCGACCCCTTCGGCAAGCTGCTCGCGATCGGCCTGTCCGGCGCCTTCGCCCTCCAGGTCTTCGTGGTGGCCGGCGGTGTGATGGGCCTGATCCCGCTGACCGGTATGACGATGCCCTTCCTGGCGTACGGCGGTTCCTCCGTCATCGCCAACTGGGCCCTGATCGGCATCCTGATCAGAATCAGCGACACCGCACGCCGCCCGGCGCCCGCCCCCGCCCCCAGCCCCGACGCCGAGATGACCCAGGTGGTCCGCCCGTCATGA
- a CDS encoding peptidoglycan D,D-transpeptidase FtsI family protein, whose amino-acid sequence MNKPLRRIAIFCGLLVLALLIRDNWLQYVKADSLREDTDNRRVLIARYATPRGDIIVDGKAITGHAETTSGDFKYKRTYKDGAMWAPVTGFVSQSYGATQLESIEDGILTGTDDRLFFRNTLDMLTGKPKEGGNVVTTLSAAAQKAAYNGLKKQGGKGAVAAIEPSTGKILALASYPSYDPSTIAGGSDSDAEAWKKLDKKNNPDDPSLNRALREVYPPGSTFKVVTAAAALENGLYKSADEKTDSPLPWTMPGTTTQLKNEGSIPCKNATLRVALQYSCNTVFGKVGSDLGNDKMLEEAKKFGFTEEQFTPVRSSAPVFSDDMNPSQTALSSIGQYNTAATPLQMAMVASAVANNGTLMKPYMVDSLQAPNVDTLEKTEPEKMSEPLSAENAQILQSMMETVVQKGTGTTAQIDGVTVGGKTGTAQHGENNSKNPYAWFISYAKVGDSAPVAVAVVVQDDNAVRENISGSGLAAPIAKSVMEAVIDSKK is encoded by the coding sequence ATGAACAAGCCCCTGCGCCGGATCGCGATCTTCTGCGGCCTCCTGGTCCTGGCCCTGCTCATCCGCGACAACTGGCTCCAGTACGTCAAGGCCGACAGCCTCAGGGAGGACACGGACAACCGCCGTGTGCTCATCGCGCGGTACGCCACTCCCCGCGGCGACATCATCGTCGACGGCAAGGCCATCACCGGGCACGCCGAGACCACGTCGGGCGACTTCAAGTACAAGCGCACCTACAAGGACGGCGCGATGTGGGCGCCGGTCACCGGCTTCGTCTCGCAGTCCTACGGCGCCACCCAGCTGGAGTCCATCGAGGACGGCATCCTCACCGGCACCGACGACCGGCTCTTCTTCCGCAACACCCTCGACATGCTCACCGGCAAGCCGAAGGAGGGCGGCAACGTCGTCACCACCCTCAGCGCCGCCGCGCAGAAGGCCGCCTACAACGGTCTGAAGAAGCAGGGCGGCAAGGGCGCGGTCGCCGCCATCGAGCCCTCCACCGGCAAGATCCTGGCGCTGGCCTCCTACCCGTCGTACGACCCCTCGACGATCGCCGGCGGCAGTGACTCCGACGCGGAGGCCTGGAAGAAGCTCGACAAGAAGAACAACCCCGACGACCCCTCGCTCAACCGGGCGCTGCGCGAGGTCTACCCGCCCGGCTCCACCTTCAAGGTCGTCACCGCGGCCGCCGCGCTGGAGAACGGCCTGTACAAGTCGGCCGACGAGAAGACCGACTCACCGCTGCCCTGGACGATGCCCGGGACCACGACCCAGCTGAAGAACGAGGGCAGCATCCCCTGCAAGAACGCCACCCTGCGGGTCGCGCTCCAGTACTCCTGCAACACCGTCTTCGGCAAGGTCGGCTCCGACCTCGGCAACGACAAGATGCTCGAGGAGGCCAAGAAGTTCGGCTTCACCGAGGAGCAGTTCACGCCGGTCCGATCCAGCGCACCGGTCTTCTCCGACGACATGAACCCCTCGCAGACCGCACTGTCCTCCATCGGCCAGTACAACACCGCCGCCACCCCCCTCCAGATGGCCATGGTCGCCTCGGCCGTCGCCAACAACGGCACCCTGATGAAGCCCTACATGGTCGACTCGCTCCAGGCCCCGAACGTCGACACCCTCGAGAAGACCGAGCCGGAGAAGATGAGCGAGCCGCTGTCCGCGGAGAACGCGCAGATCCTCCAGTCGATGATGGAGACCGTCGTCCAGAAGGGCACCGGCACCACGGCCCAGATCGACGGCGTCACCGTGGGCGGCAAGACCGGTACCGCCCAGCACGGCGAGAACAACAGCAAGAACCCCTACGCCTGGTTCATCTCCTACGCCAAGGTCGGCGACAGCGCGCCGGTCGCCGTGGCCGTGGTCGTCCAGGACGACAACGCGGTCCGCGAGAACATCTCCGGCAGCGGTCTCGCGGCGCCCATCGCCAAGAGCGTGATGGAGGCGGTCATCGACTCCAAGAAGTGA
- the pknB gene encoding Stk1 family PASTA domain-containing Ser/Thr kinase, which produces MEEPRRLGGRYELGQVLGRGGMAEVYLAMDTRLGRTVAVKTLRADLARDPSFQARFRREAQSAASLNHPAIVAVYDTGEDYIDGVSIPYIVMEYVDGSTLRELLHSGRKLLPERSLEMTIGILQALEYSHRSGIVHRDIKPANVMLTRNGQVKVMDFGIARAMGDSGMTMTQTSAVIGTAQYLSPEQAKGEQVDARSDLYSTGCLLYELLTVRPPFVGDSPVAVAYQHVREEAQPPSVFDPEITPEMDAIVLRALVKDPNYRYQSADEMRADIEACLDGQPVAATAAMGSVGYGGYPDDQPTTALRADAGATTMLPPMSPDDGGFGYDDRPDRRRQKKSNTSTILLVVAAILVLVGAILIGKWIFSGNGGAGNDQVAVPNIVNQSRVDAEKQLGNVDLKVGEVTQKACENTAKGNICEQTPTGGTKVDKNSAVNLVVSTGAPKVAVPSVLGQDVDKATETLSGDKYQFVVKTKQEVSTEKAGTVLKQDPELGTEVEKGSTITLTIAKAEEKSTVPDVIGRSCDDAKAQMQANNLVGNCTEVETDDTNQIGKVIATSPQAGTQADKNSSVNIQIGKPKDKTEVPNVVGQTVAQAKQILNNAGFNNIQFANGSDQSDTALVAQQNPGAGNEVDDPGGTQITLATVSVGGGNNGGNNGGGFFGGGTG; this is translated from the coding sequence ATGGAAGAGCCGCGTCGCCTCGGCGGCCGGTACGAGCTGGGCCAGGTGCTCGGCCGTGGTGGCATGGCGGAGGTCTACCTCGCCATGGACACGCGCCTCGGCCGCACGGTGGCGGTGAAGACGCTGCGCGCGGACCTCGCGCGCGATCCGTCCTTCCAGGCCCGGTTCCGCCGGGAGGCCCAGTCGGCCGCCTCGCTCAACCATCCCGCGATCGTGGCGGTCTACGACACGGGCGAGGACTACATCGACGGGGTCTCGATCCCGTACATCGTCATGGAGTACGTCGACGGCTCCACGCTGCGCGAACTTCTGCACTCCGGCCGCAAGCTGCTGCCGGAGCGCTCCCTGGAGATGACCATCGGGATCCTCCAGGCACTGGAGTACTCCCACCGCAGCGGCATCGTCCACCGGGACATCAAGCCGGCGAACGTGATGCTCACGCGCAACGGCCAGGTCAAGGTGATGGACTTCGGCATCGCCCGCGCCATGGGCGACTCCGGCATGACGATGACGCAGACCTCCGCGGTCATCGGCACCGCCCAGTACCTCTCGCCGGAGCAGGCCAAGGGCGAGCAGGTCGACGCGAGGTCGGACCTCTACTCCACCGGCTGTCTCCTCTACGAACTGCTGACGGTCCGGCCGCCCTTCGTGGGCGACTCCCCGGTGGCCGTCGCGTACCAGCACGTACGCGAGGAAGCGCAGCCCCCGTCGGTCTTCGATCCGGAGATCACGCCCGAGATGGACGCCATCGTCCTCAGGGCCCTGGTCAAGGACCCGAACTACCGCTACCAGTCGGCCGACGAGATGCGCGCCGACATCGAGGCCTGCCTCGACGGCCAGCCGGTCGCGGCCACCGCGGCGATGGGCTCCGTGGGCTACGGCGGCTACCCGGACGACCAGCCGACCACAGCCCTGCGCGCCGACGCCGGCGCCACCACCATGCTGCCGCCGATGAGCCCGGACGACGGCGGCTTCGGCTACGACGACCGCCCCGACCGGCGCCGCCAGAAGAAGTCGAACACCTCGACCATCCTCCTGGTGGTGGCGGCCATCCTGGTGCTCGTCGGCGCGATCCTGATCGGCAAGTGGATCTTCAGCGGCAACGGAGGCGCGGGCAACGACCAGGTGGCCGTGCCGAACATCGTCAACCAGTCGCGGGTCGACGCCGAGAAACAGCTGGGCAACGTCGACCTGAAGGTCGGTGAGGTCACGCAGAAGGCGTGTGAGAACACGGCCAAGGGCAACATCTGCGAGCAGACCCCGACGGGCGGCACCAAGGTCGACAAGAACTCCGCCGTCAACCTCGTGGTGTCCACCGGGGCGCCCAAGGTGGCCGTCCCCAGTGTCCTCGGCCAGGACGTCGACAAGGCCACCGAGACGCTGAGCGGTGACAAGTACCAGTTCGTCGTCAAGACCAAGCAGGAGGTGTCCACCGAAAAGGCGGGCACCGTCCTGAAGCAGGACCCGGAGCTGGGCACGGAGGTGGAGAAGGGTTCCACCATCACCCTCACCATCGCCAAGGCCGAGGAGAAGTCCACGGTCCCGGACGTCATCGGCCGGTCCTGTGACGACGCCAAGGCACAGATGCAGGCCAACAACCTCGTCGGCAACTGCACCGAGGTGGAGACCGACGACACCAACCAGATCGGCAAGGTCATCGCGACCTCGCCGCAGGCCGGCACCCAGGCCGACAAGAACTCGTCGGTGAACATCCAGATCGGCAAGCCGAAGGACAAGACCGAGGTCCCGAACGTCGTCGGCCAGACGGTCGCCCAGGCCAAGCAGATCCTCAACAACGCCGGCTTCAACAACATCCAGTTCGCGAACGGCAGCGACCAGAGCGACACCGCGCTCGTGGCCCAGCAGAACCCGGGCGCGGGCAACGAAGTCGACGACCCGGGCGGCACCCAGATCACCCTGGCCACCGTGAGCGTCGGCGGCGGCAACAACGGCGGCAACAACGGCGGAGGCTTCTTCGGAGGCGGGACCGGCTAG
- a CDS encoding restriction endonuclease — protein sequence MINESALLESKTLRDGVLERTDVLDRVKALSLLPDGMHVTTAMVAAYFEVGLTAIRSLVLDHRAELEANGYRVLTGSELSSFKELSGIQSRSASLAIFSRRAILNVAMLLRDSEVARQVRVYLLDMEYLARTQPVDNSVHTDTASLDNRIDQRITHILGKTVVPMFNALIETSGEHRKELIALRAGVQRIERRLHQHHTRLQRLEGVRDDRPTVGVMAAMDAMNGRTFEHHIAKLLRRDGCTNLAVQGGHGDRGIDVSGLTAGGRRLVVQCKRFALYLNITSPDMQKFVGAAKVLHSAEVALFVATCPFTAEALSIAAETGITVVHRGLLEQWSAGEPLEVLE from the coding sequence ATGATCAACGAATCGGCACTGCTGGAATCCAAGACCCTGCGCGACGGCGTGCTGGAACGAACGGACGTACTCGACAGGGTCAAAGCGCTGTCGCTACTGCCGGACGGGATGCACGTGACCACGGCGATGGTGGCGGCGTACTTCGAAGTTGGTCTCACCGCCATTCGCTCCCTCGTGCTCGACCACCGCGCCGAGCTGGAGGCCAACGGGTACCGCGTCTTGACAGGTTCAGAACTGAGTTCCTTCAAGGAACTCAGTGGGATTCAGTCGCGCTCCGCATCCCTCGCCATCTTCTCCCGCCGAGCCATCCTCAACGTCGCCATGCTGCTCCGCGACAGCGAAGTCGCACGTCAGGTGCGTGTGTACCTCCTGGACATGGAGTACCTGGCCCGCACCCAGCCTGTGGATAACTCTGTCCACACGGACACCGCCTCCCTCGACAACCGCATCGACCAACGCATCACCCACATCCTCGGCAAGACCGTCGTACCGATGTTCAACGCCCTGATCGAAACATCGGGCGAGCACCGCAAGGAACTGATCGCCCTGCGCGCAGGAGTCCAGCGCATCGAGCGACGTCTCCACCAGCACCACACCCGTCTTCAACGACTCGAAGGCGTACGAGACGACCGGCCCACCGTCGGAGTCATGGCCGCCATGGACGCCATGAACGGCCGCACGTTCGAACACCACATCGCCAAGCTGCTGCGCCGCGACGGATGCACCAACCTGGCCGTGCAGGGCGGCCACGGAGACCGGGGTATCGACGTCAGCGGGCTCACGGCCGGCGGACGACGCCTCGTCGTCCAGTGCAAGCGGTTCGCGCTGTACCTCAACATCACCAGCCCCGACATGCAGAAGTTCGTCGGAGCGGCCAAGGTTCTCCACTCCGCGGAGGTGGCGCTCTTCGTGGCCACGTGCCCGTTCACCGCGGAAGCCCTGAGCATCGCCGCCGAGACCGGGATCACCGTCGTACACCGTGGGCTGCTGGAGCAGTGGAGCGCCGGGGAACCGCTGGAAGTCCTGGAGTAG
- a CDS encoding class E sortase, translating into MAATTEQEQNTGTPAPRRRGPGRIAMAVSVFGELLITAGLVLGLFVVYSLWWTNVVADREADKQADKVRDSWTERTTGGPGALDTKNGIGFLHVPAMKNGEVLVEKGTATKILNDGVAGYYTDPVKATLPTSGKKGNFSLAAHRDGHGAKFHNIDKIKKGDAIVFETKDEWYVYKAYAVLAETSKYNVKVLGQIPKESGKKKAGHYITLTTCTPVYTSRYRYVVWGELVRTEKVDSERTLPKELR; encoded by the coding sequence GTGGCAGCGACCACCGAGCAAGAGCAGAACACCGGCACCCCAGCGCCGCGTCGCCGCGGCCCCGGCCGGATCGCCATGGCGGTCAGCGTCTTCGGTGAACTCCTCATCACCGCGGGCCTGGTGCTCGGCCTGTTCGTCGTCTACTCGCTGTGGTGGACGAACGTCGTCGCGGACCGCGAGGCGGACAAGCAGGCCGACAAGGTGCGCGACAGCTGGACCGAGCGGACCACCGGCGGGCCCGGTGCGCTGGACACCAAGAACGGCATCGGTTTCCTGCACGTTCCCGCGATGAAGAACGGCGAGGTCCTGGTCGAGAAGGGCACCGCGACGAAGATCCTCAACGACGGCGTCGCCGGCTACTACACCGACCCCGTCAAGGCCACGCTCCCCACCAGCGGCAAGAAGGGCAACTTCTCCCTCGCCGCCCACCGCGACGGCCACGGCGCGAAGTTCCACAACATCGACAAGATCAAAAAGGGCGACGCGATCGTCTTCGAGACCAAGGACGAGTGGTACGTCTACAAGGCCTACGCCGTTCTCGCCGAGACCTCGAAGTACAACGTCAAGGTCCTCGGCCAGATCCCCAAGGAGTCCGGCAAGAAGAAGGCCGGCCACTACATCACGCTGACGACGTGCACGCCGGTGTACACCTCGCGGTACCGGTATGTGGTGTGGGGTGAGTTGGTCCGCACTGAGAAGGTGGACAGCGAGCGGACGCTGCCGAAGGAACTGCGGTGA
- a CDS encoding class E sortase — protein MTALRPEREDLYGDASYESYGGDPYGGESFGGGSYAEKPYAEKPYAEEPYAEMPYAEESFGGASSGGASAPYVPPADDETVALRIPDPPPPSISASEASSVTSATGSPQGGRAARRKAAKGRHGRHGGGAAPESQSEQESPDGKPLSRVEARRQAKARKPGAAVVASRALGEVFITTGVLMLLFVSYQLWWTNVRAHAQADKEASSLQNDWASGKGAPGTFEPGQGFALLHIPKLDVVVPIAEGVSNKKVLDKGMVGHYSEGALKTAMPDAKSGNFALAGHRNTHGEPFRYINKLSRGDAIVVETQDKYFVYKMTSTLPVTAPSNTSVIDPIPKGSGFSTAGRYITLTTCTPEFTSKYRLIVWGKMVEERPRSKGKPDALVQ, from the coding sequence GTGACGGCCCTGCGCCCCGAGCGCGAGGACTTGTACGGCGACGCGTCGTACGAGTCCTACGGCGGCGATCCCTATGGCGGGGAGTCCTTCGGCGGTGGTTCCTACGCCGAGAAGCCGTACGCCGAGAAGCCGTACGCCGAGGAGCCTTACGCCGAGATGCCGTACGCCGAGGAGTCTTTCGGCGGGGCGTCTTCGGGCGGGGCGTCGGCGCCGTACGTACCACCGGCCGATGACGAGACGGTGGCGCTGCGGATCCCCGACCCGCCGCCACCCTCCATATCCGCCTCTGAGGCCTCTTCCGTCACATCCGCCACTGGATCCCCACAGGGCGGCCGTGCGGCCCGCAGGAAGGCCGCCAAAGGCCGTCACGGGCGTCATGGTGGCGGAGCCGCGCCGGAATCGCAGTCCGAGCAGGAGTCGCCGGACGGGAAGCCGCTGTCCCGAGTCGAGGCCCGTAGGCAGGCAAAAGCACGCAAACCCGGCGCGGCCGTCGTCGCGAGCCGTGCGCTCGGTGAGGTGTTCATCACCACCGGCGTGCTGATGCTGCTGTTCGTCAGTTACCAGCTGTGGTGGACGAATGTGCGGGCGCACGCGCAGGCGGACAAGGAGGCCAGCAGCCTCCAGAACGACTGGGCGAGCGGCAAGGGGGCGCCGGGCACCTTCGAGCCGGGCCAGGGCTTCGCCCTGCTGCACATCCCCAAGCTGGATGTGGTGGTGCCGATAGCCGAGGGCGTCAGCAACAAGAAGGTCCTCGACAAGGGCATGGTGGGGCACTACAGCGAGGGCGCGCTCAAGACGGCGATGCCCGACGCCAAGTCCGGCAACTTCGCCCTGGCCGGGCACCGCAACACCCATGGCGAGCCCTTCCGTTACATCAACAAGCTCTCCCGGGGCGACGCGATCGTCGTCGAGACGCAGGACAAGTACTTCGTCTACAAGATGACGTCGACGCTGCCGGTGACGGCTCCGAGCAACACGAGTGTGATCGACCCCATCCCCAAGGGATCCGGTTTCAGCACGGCCGGCCGCTACATCACCCTCACCACCTGCACGCCGGAGTTCACCAGCAAGTACCGGTTGATCGTCTGGGGCAAGATGGTCGAGGAACGGCCGCGCAGCAAGGGCAAGCCGGATGCGCTCGTCCAGTAA